The following proteins are encoded in a genomic region of Oncorhynchus gorbuscha isolate QuinsamMale2020 ecotype Even-year linkage group LG11, OgorEven_v1.0, whole genome shotgun sequence:
- the LOC124048784 gene encoding scavenger receptor class F member 2-like — protein METRYVLVIVLLSVFCCWTYSQELNPFGRYVCKTESDRLQCCSGWAQQGDECLIPICEGNFTCKENEVCVRPHECRCRHGYFGATCDMKCPFKFWGPDCKGKCDCHPNGRCDDVTGACTCNPNRWGPNCERACDCQKGQCNQETGACMCYTGYWGPQCSNNCYCRVNSVCDVGTGQCHCHPGWYGRYCGAKCACNASPCDQLTGRCKCREHLWGTHCEHKCQCLQGRCNSADGSCTCKPGFRGKFCRETCPAGFYGQNCRNRCGHCKGQQPCKVAEGHCIACESGWNGTRCDQMCAPGFFGENCKDVCSSCKDGHFCNRIDGKCPHCNPGWMGDRCEVKCPNGTYGENCVNDCNSCFNGMCHFATGNCLCNPGFSGAYCNVSCSAGQYGLNCTQTCSCHDNNCNIVTGACNLQPNKRMGVMAAGVLVTCLLLLSLLCCCCVCRQNDPEKRSKRRLCGGFTRISSKLPHIPLRRQKLPNVVVSHHDPENTFNCSFIEPPSAVEQPTASGSSRASFSSVETTEDGHVYAVPDEKKKKGDRINTTETTVLADDDVSEVDTLPEDRDMTEQASVNTSELPLQKSSESEASCSGTESTTSTLCLRVSAPQPPQQSSKEPENNGGSNNVKYNGKPIAAERIKPQPPDPSTKPKLSWIHASPGSNQKSQEETVAEDNICSRKKASKQRAPNAPESAGTDGASSLGEKKPNKSRPGLLQIEHINGAVQSVLRKMGNFRVDRKAAIPKESPEKRPSLSLNREVNQPNIHSEVASLFTAQLKEKTQSLNRSEAGSCEESLSHLQAQRKKPTPPQKTSGTQPGAGKDLLPTSDSSQKPLPDSPSKEAKYQEKQDSSNSESSSDKGEPKNKTPMKKPPRKKSKEGNVDSKIQTTAPKVAVMPPKASN, from the exons ATGGAAACAAGATATGTCTTAGTCATTGTGCTTCTAAGTGTCTTCTGTTGTTGGACTTACAGCCAAGAACTAAATCCCTTCGGCAGATATGTATGCAAAACTGA ATCTGACAGGCTCCAATGTTGTAGTGGCTGGGCACAGCAAGGAGATGAGTGCTTAATAC CAATTTGTGAGGGTAACTTCACCTGCAAAGAAAATGAAGTTTGTGTGCGACCCCACGAATGCCGCTGTCGTCATGGTTATTTTGGAGCCACTTGTGATATGA AATGTCCGTTTAAGTTCTGGGGGCCTGACTGCAAGGGTAAGTGTGATTGCCATCCCAACGGGAGGTGCGATGATGTCACTGGGGCCTGCACCTGTAACCCTAATCGCTGGGGGCCAAACTGTGAGCGAGCCTGCGACTGCCAGAAGGGCCAATGCAACCAGGAGACAGGCGCTTGTATGTGCTACACAGGCTATTGGGGCCCTCAGTGCTCTAACAACTGTTACTGCAGAGTAAACTCTGTGTGTGATGTGGGAACTGGCCAGTGCCACTGCCATCCTGGCTGGTATGGGAGGTACTGCGGTGCCAAGTGTGCCTGCAATGCCTCTCCGTGTGACCAGCTCACCGGTCGCTGCAAGTGTCGAGAGCATCTGTGGGGTACTCACTGCGAGCACAAGTGCCAGTGTCTCCAAGGACGCTGTAACTCGGCGGATGGATCGTGCACCTGCAAGCCAGGATTCAGAGGGAAGTTCTGCAGGGAGACGTGTCCAGCTGGATTCTACGGACAAAATTGCAGAAACAG GTGTGGTCACTGCAAAGGCCAGCAGCCCTGCAAGGTGGCAGAGGGACATTGCATCGCATGTGAAAGCGGTTGGAATGGCACCAGGTGTGACCAGATGTGTGCTCCTGGGTTCTTTGGTGAAAACTGCAAGGACGTTTGCTCATCCTGTAAAGACGGACACTTCTGCAACCGCATCGACGGAAAATGCCCCCACTGCAACCCTGGTTGGATGGGTGATCG ATGTGAGGTCAAGTGCCCAAATGGAACCTATGGAGAGAACTGTGTCAATGACTGCAACAGCTGCTTCAATGGGATGTGTCACTTCGCCACAGGAAATTGTCTCTGTAATCCTGGCTTCTCTGGTGCTTA CTGTAATGTGAGCTGTTCAGCGGGTCAGTATGGGCTTAACTGTACCCAGACCTGTTCCTGCCATGACAACAACTGCAACATAGTGACTGGAGCATGCAACCTAC AGCCTAACAAGAGGATGGGTGTGATGGCAGCAGGGGTGCTGGTCACCtgtctcctgctcctctccttgcTGTGTTGCTGCTGCGTCTGCAGACAGAACGA CCCTGAGAAAAGGTCCAAAAGAAGACTATGTGGAGGGTTCACACGAATCAGCTCTAAACTTCCTCATATCCCACTGAGACGGCAGAAGCTACCCAACGTTGTTG TGTCCCACCATGACCCTGAGAATACTTTCAACTGTAGTTTCATTGAGCCCCCCTCTGCAGTGGAGCAACCCACCGCCTCCGGGTCATCCAGAGCGTCCTTCTCTTCCGTAGAGACCACAGAGGACGGACATGTCTATGCTGTGCCTGACG agaagaaaaagaaaggGGACAGAATCAACACAACAGAGACTACAGTCCTAGCTGATGATGATGTCTCTGAGGTAGACACATTGCCGGAGGACAGGGATATGACTGAGCAGGCTTCAGTTAACACCAGTGAGCTGCCACTCCAGAAGTCATCAGAGAGTGAGGCCTCCTGCAGTGGCACAGAGTCAACCACCAGCACCCTCTGCCTCAGGGTCTCTGCCCCTCAGCCACCACAGCAGTCCAGCAAGGAGCCAGAGAACAATGGCGGGTCAAACAATGTCAAATATAATGGAAAGCCTATAGCTGCTGAGAGGATTAAACCACAGCCACCAGACCCCTCCACCAAGCCCAAGCTCTCATGGATCCATGCATCTCCTGGGTCAAATCAGAAAAGTCAGGAAGAGACTGTGGCTGAGGATAACATTTGTTCCAGAAAGAAAGCCAGCAAGCAGCGAGCTCCCAACGCCCCAGAGTCTGCAGGTACAGATGGGGCCAGCTCCCTAGGTGAGAAGAAGCCTAATAAAAGCAGACCAGGTCTGTTGCAGATAGAGCACATCAATGGGGCAGTGCAGAGTGTCCTGAGGAAAATGGGCAATTTCCGTGTTGACCGGAAAGCTGCAATCCCCAAAGAGTCCCCAGAGAAGAGGCCCAGCTTATCCCTAAACAGGGAGGTTAACCAACCGAACATACACTCTGAGGTAGCCTCTCTCTTTACTGCTCAGCTGAAGGAGAAGACTCAGAGCCTGAACAGGAGCGAGGCCGGCAGCTGTGAAGAGAGCCTGTCTCACCTCCAGGCCCAGAGAAAGAAGCCCACCCCGCCCCAAAAGACCTCGGGCACCCAGCCTGGAGCTGGAAAGGATTTGCTTCCCACATCCGACAGCTCACAGAAGCCTCTGCCAGATAGTCCATCTAAAGAAGCCAAATAccaagagaaacaagattctagCAACTCTGAAAGCAGCTCAGATAAGGGAGAGCCCAAAAATAAGACCCCAATGAAAAAGCCTCCTCGGAAAAAGAGCAAGGAAGGTAATGTAGACTCAAAAATACAGACTACAGCTCCAAAGGTTGCAGTGATGCCACCAAAGGCTTCAAATTAG